From a single Gadus morhua chromosome 3, gadMor3.0, whole genome shotgun sequence genomic region:
- the atp5md gene encoding ATP synthase F(0) complex subunit k, mitochondrial, which yields MGGHDTGSHQFTGIAKYFNSYTITGRRNCVLATYATIASLILFFKLKPKKQAAVTEK from the exons ATGGGCGGACACGACACCGGATCTCACCAGTTCACTGGCATCGCCAAGTACTTCAACTCCTACACCATCACAGGGCGGAGGAAT TGCGTACTGGCGACCTACGCCACCATCGcctccctcatcctcttcttcaAACTGAAGCCAAAGAAACAGGCCGCCGTCACTGAGAAATGA
- the taf5 gene encoding transcription initiation factor TFIID subunit 5, whose product MAAVQSGQSETEEEKEIQPETSNDGSRTDGRPPAGSPGVPAPSPGAVKPSAPGEEETLRAVLRFLQKNNLSESVEILRREAGLPDEPEDQTGSESSGTGSGGQEAGGGVGDAGSLLSRVSAAPTPAAATVAAPPPPPSKVGAGDDRPDVNVVLSAYSQQGDPVLYDVYYSGLKKFIESVLDCHRAELSQVFYPLFVHMYLELVYNNHEAESKAFFEKFSGDQECYYADDLRILSSLSKKEHMRGNETLLDFRTSKFVLRISRDSYQLLKRHLQERQNNQIWTIIQEHLYIDIFDGMPRSKSQIDAMSGSLAGEAKRDSNKAKVFYGLLKEPEIEVPLDDEDEEVENEEGKPKKKKPKKDSLGNKSKKQDPNAPQQNRIPLPELKDSDKLDKIMNLKEATKRVRLGRDTLPSICFYSFLNAYQGLTAVDFTDDSSLIAGGYADSTVRVWSVTPKKLRRVKSAADLSLIDKESDDVLERIMDEKTASESKILHGHSGPVYGISFSPDRNYLLSCSEDGTVRLWSLQTFTCLVGYKGHNYPVWDTQFSPYGYYFISGGHDRVARLWATDHYQPLRMFAGHLADITCTRFHPNSNYVATGSSDRTIRLWDVLTGNCVRILTGHKGPIHAIAFSPNGKFMASGATDGRVLLWDIGHGIMIGDLKGHTDAIYTLKFSRDGEILASGSMDNTVRLWDAFKAFDELETDDFTATTGHIHLPENSQELLLGTYLTKATPVIHLHFTRRNLLLAAGAYNP is encoded by the exons ATGGCGGCCGTGCAAAGTGGTCAGAGTGAAACGGAGGAAGAAAAAGAGATTCAACCAGAAACGTCCAACGATGGCTCCAGAACCGACGGACGGCCCCCCGCCGGGTCCCCGGGGGTTCCGGCCCCCTCCCCCGGGGCGGTGAAGCCCTCGGccccgggggaggaggagacgctgcGCGCGGTTCTGCGGTTCCTCCAGAAGAACAACCTGTCCGAGTCGGTGGAGATCTTGCGGCGGGAAGCGGGCTTACCGGACGAACCGGAGGACCAGACGGGCTCCGAGTCCTCCGGGACGGGATCGGGGGGCCAGGAGGCTGGAGGCGGCGTGGGGGACGCGGGCTCCCTCCTGAGCCGGGTGTCCGCCGCCCCGACCCCCGCTGCTGCTACCGTCgctgctccgccgccgccgccctccaaAG TCGGCGCCGGGGACGACCGACCGGATGTGAACGTCGTCCTATCGGCCTACAGCCAGCAGGGGGACCCGGTCCTCTACGACGTCTACTACAGCGGCCTCAAGAAGTTCATCGAGTCGGTGCTGGACTGCCACAGGGCCGAGCTGTCCCAGGTCTTCTACCCGCTGTTCGTGCACATGTACCTCGAGCTGGTCTACAACAACCACGAAGCCGAATCCAAGGCTTTCTTTGAGAA GTTCAGCGGGGACCAGGAGTGTTACTATGCCGACGACCTGCGGATCCTGTCCAGCCTGTCGAAGAAGGAACACATGAGGGGAAACGAGACGCTGCTCGACTTCCGCACCAGCAAGTTCGTCCTGCGCATCTCCAGAGACTCCTACCAGCTGCTGAAGAGACATCTGCAGGAGCGGCAGAACAACCAGATCTGGACCATCATCCAGGAGCACCTCTACATCGACATCTTCGACGGCATGCCGCGCAGCAAGAGTCAGATCGACGCCATGTCGGGCAGCCTGGCCGGCGAGGCCAAGAGAGACTCCAACAAGGCCAAG GTGTTCTACGGGCTGCTGAAGGAACCGGAGATCGAGGTTCCTCTggacgacgaggacgaggaggtggagaacgAGGAGGGGAaacccaagaagaagaagcccaAAAAGGACAGCCTGGGCAACAAGAGCAAGAAGCAGGACCCCAACGCGCCCCAACAAAACAG AATCCCACTGCCGGAGCTGAAGGACTCAGACAAGCTGGACAAGATCATGAACCTGAAGGAAGCCACGAAGAGGGTCCGGCTGGGCCGGGACACACTCCCCTCTATCTGCTTCTACTCCTTCCTCAACGCGTACCAG GGTCTGACGGCGGTGGACTTCACAGACGACTCCAGCCTGATCGCCGGGGGTTACGCCGACTCCACCGTGCGCGTGTGGAGCGTCACGCCCAAGAAGCTGCGCAGGGTCAAGTCTGCTGCAG ACCTGAGTCTGATCGACAAGGAGTCTGACGACGTGCTGGAGCGGATCATGGATGAGAAGACGGCCAGCGAGTCCAAGATCCTCCACGGCCACAGCGGGCCGGTGTACGGCATCAGCTTCAGCCCCGACAG GAACTACCTGCTGTCGTGCTCCGAGGACGGGACGGTGCGTCTGTGGAGCCTGCAGACCTTCACCTGCCTGGTGGGCTACAAGGGCCACAACTACCCCGTGTGGGACACGCAGTTCAGCCCCTACGGGTACTACTTCATCAGCGGTGGGCACGACCGCGTGGCTCG CCTGTGGGCCACGGACCACTACCAGCCCCTGCGGATGTTCGCTGGCCACCTGGCCGACATCACCTGTACCCGTTTCCACCCCAACTCCAACTACGTGGCCACGGGCTCCTCGGACCGCACCATCCGTCTCTGGGACGTCCTGACCGGGAACTGCGTCCGCATCCTGACCGGGCACAAG GGTCCGATCCACGCCATCGCCTTCTCCCCCAACGGGAAGTTCATGGCGTCGGGGGCGACGGACGGCCGCGTGCTGCTGTGGGACATCGGCCACGGCATCATGATCGGAGACCTGAAGGGACACACGGACGCCATCTACACCCTCAAGTTCAGCCGCGACGGGGAGATCCTGGCCTCCG GCTCCATGGACAACACGGTGCGCCTGTGGGACGCGTTCAAAGCCTTCGACGAGCTGGAGACGGACGACTTCACGGCCACCACGGGCCACATCCACCTCCCGGAGAACTcccaggagctgctgctgggcaCCTACCTGACCAAGGCCACGCCCGTCATCCACCTGCACTTCACCCGCAGGAACCTCCTCCTGGCTGCCGGAGCCTACAACCCCTGA